A DNA window from Pontimonas salivibrio contains the following coding sequences:
- the yajC gene encoding preprotein translocase subunit YajC: MIAALGLLIFFMFRNSRKQRQAQQELQDNLVPGAEVMTSFGLFATVMSIDDDTNVATIDAGSGTVLRVHRQVLTKVIHDEPELETESADSATEASSDDAGRESRDS, from the coding sequence ATGATCGCAGCCCTTGGGTTGCTCATTTTCTTTATGTTCAGAAACTCCCGCAAGCAGCGGCAAGCCCAACAGGAGCTTCAAGACAACCTGGTCCCCGGAGCCGAAGTGATGACCTCCTTTGGCCTGTTCGCCACAGTCATGTCCATCGACGATGACACCAATGTCGCCACCATTGACGCCGGTTCGGGAACGGTCCTCCGTGTCCACCGCCAGGTGCTCACCAAAGTGATCCACGACGAGCCAGAGCTCGAGACAGAATCCGCCGATAGTGCCACTGAGGCCTCCTCGGATGATGCCGGCCGCGAGTCGCGCGATTCCTAA
- a CDS encoding peptidylprolyl isomerase yields the protein MASSRQKDDHNQRLKLYRAHQIVHNTQVTRRTRDQWAAGLIMVVAVSVASLGYWAWVAVGPGATVVAEESEGLEGGVEDAVTDLLGEEPVINEDTVPDIALSEFRSWEAQMTLDGVDLELSLNGFLAPQAVANFLELSRTGFYEGVSCHRLTTEGIFVLQCGDPEGTGQGGPGYTFGPIENAPEDDVYETGSLAMARVGGDDTSMGSQFFIVYDDSTIPSDAAGGYTLFGSVTSGLTELVDEVIEQGTVDGLPDGSPVAPAEISNITIR from the coding sequence GTGGCCAGTTCACGCCAAAAAGACGACCACAACCAGCGGTTGAAGCTCTACCGCGCCCATCAAATCGTCCACAACACGCAGGTGACCAGGCGCACACGTGACCAGTGGGCGGCCGGGTTAATCATGGTGGTGGCTGTCTCTGTTGCGTCTTTGGGCTATTGGGCGTGGGTTGCGGTGGGACCTGGAGCCACGGTGGTGGCCGAGGAATCTGAAGGTTTGGAGGGTGGCGTCGAGGACGCTGTGACCGACCTGCTGGGGGAAGAGCCCGTCATCAATGAGGACACGGTTCCTGACATTGCGCTCAGCGAATTTCGCAGCTGGGAGGCCCAAATGACCCTCGACGGGGTGGACCTCGAGCTGTCGCTGAATGGCTTCTTGGCACCCCAAGCTGTCGCCAATTTTCTGGAGCTCTCCCGCACCGGTTTCTACGAGGGTGTTTCCTGCCACCGTTTGACCACAGAGGGCATCTTCGTGTTGCAGTGTGGTGACCCTGAGGGAACCGGACAAGGTGGCCCCGGTTACACGTTTGGGCCCATCGAAAACGCGCCAGAAGACGACGTCTATGAAACCGGTAGCCTCGCAATGGCCAGGGTCGGCGGTGACGACACCAGTATGGGTAGCCAGTTCTTCATCGTCTACGACGACAGCACAATTCCCTCCGACGCCGCCGGAGGCTACACGTTGTTTGGTTCCGTCACTTCGGGTTTGACCGAGCTAGTCGACGAGGTCATCGAGCAGGGCACCGTGGACGGCCTTCCAGATGGTTCCCCGGTGGCACCCGCCGAAATATCGAATATCACAATCCGATAA
- a CDS encoding RelA/SpoT family protein, which translates to MAVETQTNQFQAFRQFLPRLFSKTQPTEGLDTLLRTIKRTHPRADIGLIERAYRVAALAHQGQTRHSGEPYITHPLAVSQILADLGLGPKTIAAALLHDTVEDTGYALETLRGEFGDEVAMLVDGVTKLDRVKYGDAAQAETVRKMIVAMSKDIRVLVVKLADRLHNARTWGFVDPESAARKAKETLEIYSPLAHRMGIQTIKAELEDLSFAVLHPKLYVEIESLVRDRSPEREAFVENVIEQVRADLRQAKVKGDIKGRPKEFYSIYQKMIRRGRDFSDIHDLTGIRIVVGSIRDCYAALGAVHARWNPMSGRFKDYIATPKFNLYQSLHTTVFGPEGRPVEIQIRTHDMHQRAEYGVAAHWKYKEGSRDTKDRERQRRDADDAQPSTQQTEMVWLAHLSDWQEEAKDPEEFLDTLRYEIGAKEVYVFTPKGKVIGLPAGATPVDFAYAVHTEVGHRTMGSRVNGRLVPLDTELGSGDTVEVFTAKNPDAGPSQDWLNFVSSHRARSKIRQWFTKERRDEAIEQGKEAIVRAMRKQNLPMKRLMSSEALATLGSQLHLDGVEALYQAVGEGRVSTQSVIEKLLAIADDNSSGDEDYESSSPAPTRLPTRTSESGVLVRGAPDILVKLAKCCTPVPGDEIHGFVTRGTGVSVHRSDCTNIASLMDSPERMIEVEWAGTKGAVFLVQIQIEALDRPGLLSDVTRVLTEHHVNILSATVHTSDERLAISRFVFEMGDVSHLERVLNSVRRIDAVYDVYRVTTG; encoded by the coding sequence GTGGCTGTCGAAACCCAAACCAACCAGTTTCAGGCGTTTCGTCAATTTCTGCCGCGCCTGTTTTCAAAAACCCAACCCACCGAGGGTCTCGACACCCTGCTTCGTACCATTAAACGCACCCACCCGCGTGCTGACATCGGACTGATTGAACGCGCCTATCGTGTTGCTGCCCTCGCCCACCAAGGCCAAACGCGCCACAGTGGCGAGCCCTACATCACCCACCCGTTAGCGGTGTCCCAGATTCTGGCTGACCTCGGGTTGGGCCCCAAAACGATTGCTGCTGCATTGCTCCACGACACGGTGGAAGACACGGGTTATGCACTGGAGACACTCCGCGGAGAATTTGGTGACGAGGTGGCCATGCTGGTTGACGGGGTCACCAAACTCGATCGAGTGAAATACGGCGATGCGGCCCAAGCGGAAACTGTTCGCAAAATGATTGTCGCGATGTCTAAGGACATTCGTGTGTTGGTCGTCAAACTTGCTGATCGTCTTCACAATGCGCGCACCTGGGGTTTTGTGGACCCCGAATCAGCTGCCCGCAAGGCGAAGGAAACACTCGAAATTTATTCTCCTCTTGCCCACCGCATGGGTATTCAAACCATCAAAGCCGAGCTTGAAGACCTGTCCTTTGCCGTATTGCACCCCAAGCTCTACGTCGAAATCGAATCTCTGGTGCGTGATCGCAGCCCCGAGCGGGAAGCGTTTGTCGAAAACGTCATCGAACAGGTGCGCGCGGACTTACGCCAAGCAAAGGTCAAAGGGGACATTAAGGGCCGCCCGAAAGAGTTTTATTCGATCTATCAAAAGATGATTCGACGCGGTCGCGATTTCTCCGATATCCACGACCTGACCGGTATCCGTATTGTGGTCGGCAGTATTCGCGACTGTTATGCGGCGCTGGGGGCTGTGCACGCCAGGTGGAACCCCATGTCGGGGCGTTTTAAGGATTACATCGCCACACCAAAGTTCAACCTCTACCAGTCGTTACACACGACAGTGTTTGGCCCTGAAGGTCGGCCGGTGGAAATCCAGATTCGCACCCACGATATGCACCAGCGTGCCGAATACGGTGTTGCGGCCCACTGGAAGTACAAAGAGGGCAGTCGAGACACCAAAGACCGTGAACGCCAACGGCGGGATGCTGATGATGCCCAACCCAGCACCCAACAAACCGAAATGGTGTGGCTTGCCCACCTGTCCGATTGGCAGGAGGAGGCAAAAGACCCCGAAGAATTCCTGGACACTCTTCGCTATGAAATTGGCGCGAAAGAGGTGTACGTGTTCACCCCGAAAGGGAAGGTCATAGGTCTGCCTGCCGGGGCGACACCGGTTGATTTTGCTTACGCCGTGCACACCGAAGTCGGTCACCGCACGATGGGCTCCAGGGTCAACGGCCGGCTCGTCCCCTTGGACACAGAATTGGGCAGCGGCGACACCGTAGAGGTGTTTACTGCTAAGAATCCTGATGCTGGGCCCAGCCAAGACTGGTTGAACTTCGTCAGTTCGCATCGAGCACGGTCAAAGATTCGCCAGTGGTTCACAAAGGAACGTCGCGACGAGGCCATTGAGCAAGGAAAAGAAGCCATTGTGCGCGCAATGCGCAAGCAAAACCTTCCGATGAAACGATTAATGTCTAGTGAAGCGTTAGCCACGTTGGGCAGCCAGCTGCACCTTGACGGGGTCGAAGCGCTCTATCAGGCGGTGGGAGAAGGCCGGGTGTCCACCCAGTCGGTCATCGAGAAACTGCTCGCGATTGCCGATGACAATTCGTCCGGTGATGAAGACTACGAGTCCAGTTCACCGGCACCCACCAGGCTCCCCACGAGGACCAGCGAATCGGGTGTATTGGTCCGAGGTGCGCCAGACATTTTGGTCAAACTCGCCAAATGTTGCACTCCCGTTCCCGGTGATGAAATTCATGGCTTCGTCACCCGGGGAACCGGTGTCAGCGTGCACCGCAGTGACTGCACAAATATTGCCAGCCTGATGGACAGTCCCGAACGGATGATTGAGGTCGAGTGGGCTGGGACAAAAGGGGCTGTCTTCCTCGTCCAGATTCAAATCGAAGCCCTGGATCGGCCCGGTCTACTCTCGGATGTGACTCGAGTGTTGACCGAACACCACGTGAACATCCTCTCCGCCACAGTGCACACCTCCGACGAACGGTTGGCTATCAGCCGTTTCGTGTTTGAAATGGGTGATGTCAGCCATCTGGAGCGTGTGCTGAACTCGGTTCGGCGCATTGACGCCGTCTATGACGTTTATCGCGTCACGACGGGGTGA
- the secD gene encoding protein translocase subunit SecD has product MAKRSVARQAVRSLIWLVVIFALLVGGNALAVFGSAGSWVPKLALDLQGGTQIILEPRLAEGQSVSEEQLNQAVSIIRQRVDSSGVAEAEVTTQGGENIVVGIPGEPDQATLERIRSSAKLEFRPVLITGAASTEPVEPVEVPEVDDQERVEPTSASDLAWITPEIDAEYQSINCFELDTSGANVADPTLPLVTCSQDGFERFILGPVEVGGESIADASSGLVPGPNGAPTNEWGVFIEFDAEGTTGFRQVTERLITLPGVQNQFAIVLDGRVISAPRTLAAITDGNPQISGSFTQESAAVLADQLKFGALPIGFQVQSSETISATLGVSQLQSGLIAGLIGLILVVIYSLFQYRLLGLVTVFSLSTAFILSYFVITYLSNAQGYRLSLAGVAGLIVAIGITADSFIVFFERIRDELRDGRMLESAIQAAWKRAFRTILASDAVSFIAAVTLYLLAVGNVRGFAFTLGVTTIVDLIIVALFTHPLMQLLGRTKFFASGHPLSGLDPQALGAVYRGRARFREPVAVDKTARERSRGEAKRRQTIAERKAAEAEAADRGAGRLK; this is encoded by the coding sequence ATGGCCAAGAGAAGCGTTGCGCGCCAAGCGGTGCGATCCCTTATTTGGCTCGTTGTTATTTTCGCCCTGCTTGTGGGAGGAAATGCGCTTGCCGTGTTCGGTTCCGCAGGGTCCTGGGTGCCAAAGTTGGCCCTCGATCTTCAGGGTGGGACGCAAATCATTTTGGAACCACGCCTGGCTGAAGGCCAAAGTGTGAGTGAAGAGCAACTCAACCAAGCCGTGTCGATTATTCGACAGAGGGTCGACTCCAGTGGTGTTGCCGAGGCTGAAGTCACCACCCAAGGTGGCGAGAACATTGTCGTGGGTATCCCGGGAGAACCCGACCAAGCAACGCTGGAGCGAATTCGCTCGTCGGCGAAACTCGAATTTAGGCCGGTGTTGATCACCGGTGCGGCAAGTACCGAGCCGGTGGAACCCGTCGAGGTTCCCGAGGTTGACGACCAAGAGCGGGTAGAGCCCACGAGCGCTAGCGACCTGGCGTGGATTACTCCGGAAATTGACGCGGAATACCAGTCAATCAACTGTTTCGAGCTTGACACCAGCGGCGCCAATGTGGCTGACCCCACTCTTCCGCTAGTCACCTGTTCTCAAGATGGCTTCGAGCGCTTCATTTTGGGCCCGGTCGAAGTCGGCGGAGAATCCATTGCCGATGCGTCGTCAGGCCTTGTCCCCGGTCCAAACGGAGCACCCACCAACGAGTGGGGCGTCTTTATTGAGTTCGATGCCGAAGGGACTACCGGCTTCCGCCAGGTAACAGAGCGACTCATCACCCTGCCGGGTGTTCAAAACCAGTTCGCCATTGTTCTCGACGGTCGAGTGATTTCCGCGCCGCGCACCCTCGCGGCGATTACCGACGGCAACCCACAAATTTCCGGATCCTTCACTCAGGAATCCGCAGCGGTTCTGGCTGACCAGCTGAAGTTCGGTGCGTTGCCGATTGGCTTCCAAGTGCAGTCCTCGGAAACCATTTCGGCCACACTGGGAGTGTCGCAGCTTCAGAGCGGGCTTATCGCTGGCCTCATCGGATTGATTCTTGTGGTCATCTATTCGCTGTTCCAGTACAGACTCCTGGGACTCGTCACCGTCTTCTCGCTGTCGACCGCGTTCATCCTGTCCTACTTCGTCATCACTTATCTGTCTAACGCCCAGGGCTACCGATTGTCTTTGGCGGGTGTCGCCGGGCTGATTGTGGCGATTGGTATTACCGCGGATTCGTTTATCGTCTTTTTTGAGCGGATTCGAGATGAACTGCGTGATGGTCGGATGCTCGAATCCGCGATTCAGGCAGCCTGGAAGCGTGCGTTTAGGACCATTCTCGCCTCAGATGCGGTGAGCTTCATTGCTGCGGTGACTCTGTACCTTTTGGCGGTGGGAAACGTGAGAGGTTTCGCGTTCACGCTCGGGGTCACAACGATCGTCGACCTCATCATCGTCGCACTGTTTACTCACCCGCTGATGCAACTGTTGGGTCGAACCAAGTTCTTCGCCAGTGGGCACCCCCTTTCCGGGCTTGACCCGCAAGCATTGGGCGCGGTCTATCGCGGCCGTGCACGGTTTAGGGAACCTGTTGCCGTGGATAAGACGGCGAGAGAGCGTAGTCGTGGTGAAGCCAAACGCCGCCAAACCATTGCCGAGCGCAAAGCCGCAGAAGCAGAAGCAGCAGACCGTGGCGCAGGGAGGCTCAAATAA
- a CDS encoding DUF349 domain-containing protein, protein MVETTHPWGRVTEKGTVEVRIGDDWHAVGSYPDGTPEEAMAIFERKFADLESQVKLAEDRHKAGAPAKDIQKSVTALRKSLETPGAVGDLESLKSRVETLAEALGELAAQQNKEREKAVAVAVEEREKIVSEIEKLADGDLSQVRWKETTAAVDALFESWKTQQQEGPKLPKATADALWKRFRNARHTLDRARRAHFQARDKVVKEAKGAKRELIERAQALAEKGAAGIPAYRDLLEAWKKAPRANRAVEDQLWSQFKAAGDVLYQAKTAEAAAEDEANKENGEQKAALIEEFSDILTLTDHRQALERIRLFHERSRKIGPVPRAQVKVLDGKVAAFDKHVKKLEADHWDKSNPEKQARSESFLSQIDQDIERLQEKKSAADAAGNTQEAERIQAELDTKLAWRNVLTDA, encoded by the coding sequence ATGGTCGAAACCACACACCCTTGGGGTCGTGTCACAGAAAAGGGCACCGTTGAGGTGCGCATTGGTGACGATTGGCACGCCGTGGGCTCCTATCCAGACGGAACACCTGAAGAGGCGATGGCCATCTTTGAGCGAAAGTTCGCGGACCTCGAATCTCAGGTGAAGCTGGCCGAAGATCGCCACAAGGCCGGGGCGCCCGCAAAAGATATCCAAAAAAGTGTCACAGCGCTGCGCAAATCATTGGAAACGCCCGGTGCTGTGGGTGACCTGGAATCGTTGAAGTCCCGTGTGGAAACTCTTGCGGAGGCTCTCGGCGAACTCGCGGCACAGCAAAACAAAGAGCGCGAAAAGGCTGTGGCTGTAGCGGTTGAAGAACGTGAAAAAATTGTCTCCGAGATTGAGAAGCTTGCTGACGGTGACCTCAGTCAGGTGCGCTGGAAAGAAACCACCGCAGCCGTTGACGCGTTGTTTGAGTCGTGGAAAACCCAGCAGCAAGAGGGCCCCAAGCTTCCCAAAGCCACCGCAGATGCGTTGTGGAAGCGCTTTAGAAATGCCCGCCACACTCTTGACCGAGCGCGTCGCGCCCACTTCCAAGCCCGCGACAAAGTCGTGAAAGAAGCAAAGGGAGCCAAGCGTGAACTCATTGAGCGCGCCCAGGCATTAGCGGAGAAAGGGGCCGCAGGTATCCCGGCATATCGCGACCTTCTTGAAGCGTGGAAAAAAGCCCCCCGGGCGAACCGCGCCGTTGAGGACCAACTGTGGAGTCAGTTCAAAGCCGCTGGAGATGTGCTTTATCAGGCAAAAACTGCCGAAGCTGCGGCCGAAGATGAAGCCAACAAGGAAAATGGGGAGCAAAAAGCTGCCCTCATTGAAGAGTTTTCTGACATTTTGACCCTCACCGACCACCGTCAGGCTCTCGAGCGGATTCGACTCTTTCACGAGCGCTCGCGCAAAATTGGTCCCGTCCCGAGGGCACAGGTGAAAGTGCTGGATGGGAAAGTGGCGGCTTTCGATAAACACGTCAAGAAGCTGGAAGCAGACCACTGGGACAAATCGAACCCAGAAAAACAGGCGCGCAGCGAAAGCTTTTTGTCGCAAATCGATCAAGACATTGAACGCTTGCAGGAGAAGAAGTCTGCCGCCGACGCAGCCGGTAACACGCAAGAGGCAGAGCGGATCCAAGCTGAGCTGGACACCAAACTGGCGTGGCGCAATGTCCTCACCGACGCGTAG
- the ruvB gene encoding Holliday junction branch migration DNA helicase RuvB, with protein MSGDIVDPAAQSDQELQFEGALRPSRLEEFIGQEKVRSQLTLLLSAASLENRTPDHILLAGPPGLGKTTLAMIVAEESRSPLRMSSGPAIQHAGDLAAVLSALTPGEVLFIDEIHRMARPAEEMLYLAMEDFRIDIMVGKGPGATTVPLELAPFTLVGATTRSGLLPNPLRDRFGFTANLEFYSPDELQAVVRRSSRVLNIDADEQALSEIAKRSRGTPRIANRLLRRVRDYSLVHGGHATLSNAQAALELYDVDDWGLDRLDRQVLEILIGRFGGGPVGLGTLSVSVGEEAETIESVVEPFLVRQGFIVRSPRGRMATPMAWAHLGRDAPGLNDL; from the coding sequence TTGAGTGGTGACATAGTCGACCCCGCTGCGCAGTCCGATCAGGAACTGCAGTTCGAGGGTGCCCTTCGGCCATCGCGGCTTGAGGAATTCATCGGGCAAGAAAAAGTCCGTAGCCAATTGACGCTGCTGCTGAGCGCAGCGAGCCTTGAAAACCGGACTCCGGACCACATTTTGTTGGCGGGACCTCCCGGGTTAGGTAAGACCACGCTGGCGATGATTGTCGCCGAAGAATCACGCTCACCCCTTCGGATGTCGAGCGGCCCTGCCATTCAGCACGCCGGCGATCTCGCCGCCGTCCTCTCCGCACTCACCCCCGGCGAAGTGCTGTTTATCGACGAAATACACCGGATGGCCAGACCCGCGGAAGAAATGCTTTACCTGGCAATGGAAGATTTCCGCATTGACATCATGGTGGGTAAAGGCCCCGGAGCCACCACGGTTCCTCTTGAGCTCGCACCGTTCACACTGGTTGGTGCCACTACACGCTCCGGCCTACTGCCAAACCCCCTGAGGGATCGTTTCGGATTCACGGCAAATCTTGAGTTTTACAGCCCCGATGAACTGCAGGCGGTGGTGCGACGGTCATCGCGAGTTCTCAATATTGACGCCGACGAACAGGCGCTTTCAGAAATTGCGAAGCGCTCGAGGGGAACACCCCGTATTGCTAACCGACTACTTCGAAGGGTGCGGGACTATTCGCTGGTTCACGGCGGTCACGCGACCCTCAGCAATGCGCAGGCGGCGCTTGAGCTCTACGACGTAGATGACTGGGGTTTAGATCGTTTAGACCGTCAAGTTCTAGAAATTCTTATCGGCCGTTTTGGCGGGGGGCCAGTGGGACTGGGAACACTGTCGGTGTCTGTGGGGGAAGAGGCCGAAACGATTGAGTCGGTCGTCGAGCCGTTTCTTGTGCGCCAAGGCTTCATAGTGCGCTCACCTCGGGGGCGAATGGCGACCCCGATGGCCTGGGCTCACCTGGGGCGTGATGCGCCGGGTCTCAATGACCTATAG
- the secF gene encoding protein translocase subunit SecF produces the protein MSMLTRFGNGLYTGEKSFDFVGRRMLWYLIGAGVVLLAILITTLRGGFVFGIEFRGGSEFRVSEPVQVVESVAIDTVNEVVGVGSNPRVSIVGGDSVRVQTEQLTTEDTELIRVELAEAYNVPVSEVTSSFIGATWGQDITTQALRALVVFLVLVSAVMALYFRTWKMSLAAMTALIHDLVITAGVYGVLGFEITPAAVIGFLTILGYSLYDTVVVFDKVRENTAEDGEESTRTFADSVNLAVNQTLVRSINTSVVAVLPVGAILFIGSVLLGAGTLRDIALALFIGILAGTYSTIFIAAPMYVHLRENEPEARKQGRRKEVVQKTSSGAVR, from the coding sequence ATGTCGATGCTCACGCGTTTTGGAAACGGTCTGTACACCGGTGAGAAGTCGTTTGACTTTGTCGGTCGCAGAATGCTCTGGTACTTGATCGGCGCCGGAGTGGTCCTCCTCGCCATCCTGATTACGACCCTCCGAGGTGGCTTCGTCTTCGGAATCGAATTCCGGGGCGGGTCTGAATTTCGAGTATCCGAGCCTGTCCAAGTAGTGGAATCCGTCGCCATAGACACGGTTAACGAGGTTGTGGGTGTGGGCTCGAACCCCCGTGTGTCGATTGTGGGTGGGGATTCGGTCAGAGTGCAGACAGAGCAGCTCACCACCGAGGACACAGAATTGATTCGTGTCGAACTGGCTGAGGCCTACAACGTGCCGGTCAGCGAAGTCACCTCATCCTTTATTGGTGCAACGTGGGGACAAGACATCACCACACAGGCCCTGAGGGCTCTGGTGGTCTTCCTTGTCCTCGTGAGTGCTGTGATGGCTTTGTATTTCCGAACTTGGAAAATGTCGTTGGCGGCGATGACCGCGTTGATTCACGACCTGGTGATCACCGCGGGCGTGTATGGCGTTCTGGGCTTTGAAATCACCCCAGCGGCAGTCATCGGCTTCCTCACAATCTTGGGCTATTCGCTTTATGACACCGTCGTCGTCTTCGACAAAGTGCGGGAAAACACCGCAGAGGACGGCGAGGAGTCCACAAGGACATTCGCTGATTCAGTCAACCTGGCGGTTAACCAAACGCTCGTGCGCTCAATCAATACCTCGGTGGTCGCCGTGCTCCCCGTCGGTGCCATTTTGTTCATCGGTTCTGTGCTCTTGGGCGCGGGGACGCTGAGAGATATCGCCCTGGCCTTGTTTATTGGCATCCTGGCCGGGACCTACTCGACAATTTTTATTGCTGCGCCGATGTATGTGCACCTGCGCGAGAACGAACCGGAAGCCAGAAAGCAGGGTCGGCGCAAAGAAGTCGTCCAAAAGACCAGCTCTGGAGCTGTCCGCTAG
- the rpsD gene encoding 30S ribosomal protein S4, with amino-acid sequence MSTTSRTRSKVRLSRALGIPLTPKAQRHLEKRPYAPGQHGRTRRKTDSDFAVRLREKQRLRAQYGIREAQIRRVFEEARKAPGLTGESLVELLEMRLDALVLRAGFARSTAQARQLVVHRHIMVNGQIVDRPSFRVKPGQMIHVKPRSEEMDPFQVAAAGAHQDVLPPVPGYLDVSIETLQATLLRRPKREEVPVTCEVQLVVEYYAAR; translated from the coding sequence GTGTCCACTACGTCACGTACCCGTAGCAAGGTGCGCCTCTCGCGCGCACTGGGAATCCCGCTCACCCCGAAAGCTCAGCGCCACCTCGAAAAGCGCCCCTATGCTCCCGGCCAACACGGCCGCACCCGTCGCAAGACCGACAGTGACTTTGCTGTTCGTCTGCGCGAAAAGCAGCGCTTACGCGCCCAGTACGGCATTCGTGAAGCGCAGATTCGTCGCGTCTTCGAAGAGGCACGTAAAGCACCCGGTCTGACCGGTGAATCGCTTGTCGAGCTGTTGGAAATGCGTCTAGACGCTCTCGTTCTGCGCGCCGGTTTCGCACGCTCCACCGCACAGGCCCGCCAGCTGGTGGTGCACCGCCACATCATGGTCAACGGTCAGATTGTGGACCGCCCCTCTTTCCGGGTGAAGCCAGGTCAAATGATTCACGTCAAGCCCCGCTCGGAAGAGATGGATCCTTTCCAGGTTGCCGCCGCAGGTGCACACCAAGACGTGTTGCCTCCTGTGCCCGGCTACCTCGACGTATCCATTGAGACCCTTCAGGCCACCCTTCTTCGTCGCCCCAAGCGTGAAGAGGTTCCCGTGACCTGTGAAGTGCAGTTGGTTGTGGAGTATTACGCCGCAAGGTAG
- a CDS encoding replication-associated recombination protein A: protein MSGQPGLFSSKAPLAAAMRPRSLDDVFGQDHLLVEGSPLRALADSASGQPGTSVILWGPAGVGKTTLAKVIAHSSEREFLELSAVSAGVKDVREAMDRARRALDMGSPPPVLFLDEIHRFSKAQQDALLPGVENGLVVLIAATTENPSFSVVSPLLSRSVLLTLRALDHDALTTVVTRALSSPRGLDSRFVLGEGVLDALVARSGGDARRALTALEAAASVALGRIASAEGSADVGSTDTGSRGSTAPVEITEDDLSHALDVALVTYDRDGDQHYDVVSAFIKSVRGSDADAALHYLARMVEAGEDPRFIARRLVILASEDIGLADPQGLVVAMAAADAVSFIGMPEGRIPLAEATVYLALAPKSNAAYRGINQAIADIREGKAGVVPPHLRDAHYPGASGLGHGQGYLYSHDAPRGVARQHYLPETLRSARYYQPTTRGLEAELHSRYRVLRGIIDGEEAEGPGESDS from the coding sequence ATGTCAGGCCAGCCCGGGTTGTTTTCCTCCAAGGCACCCCTCGCAGCCGCCATGCGGCCACGAAGTCTCGACGATGTTTTTGGCCAAGACCACCTCCTCGTCGAGGGGTCCCCGCTTCGGGCACTGGCCGATTCGGCCTCAGGACAACCCGGTACGTCGGTGATCTTGTGGGGCCCTGCCGGTGTCGGCAAAACCACGTTGGCAAAAGTCATCGCCCACTCGTCAGAACGCGAATTTCTCGAACTTTCCGCGGTGAGTGCGGGTGTGAAAGATGTGCGAGAAGCAATGGATCGGGCGAGACGGGCTCTTGATATGGGCTCCCCGCCACCGGTGTTGTTTCTCGACGAAATACACCGCTTTTCCAAAGCCCAACAAGATGCGCTACTCCCGGGTGTCGAAAACGGCCTCGTGGTGCTCATTGCGGCCACGACCGAAAACCCGTCGTTTTCGGTCGTCTCGCCGCTGCTCTCCCGCAGTGTGTTGTTGACACTGCGGGCTCTTGATCACGATGCGTTGACCACAGTGGTGACCAGGGCCCTTTCCAGCCCTAGAGGCTTAGACAGTCGATTTGTGCTGGGTGAAGGGGTCCTCGATGCCTTGGTCGCCCGTTCGGGAGGGGACGCCCGGAGGGCGCTCACCGCTTTGGAGGCTGCGGCGTCGGTTGCACTAGGGCGCATCGCGAGCGCGGAAGGCTCAGCGGATGTTGGGTCGACCGATACTGGGTCACGCGGGTCAACAGCACCCGTCGAAATTACTGAGGACGATCTTTCCCACGCACTCGATGTGGCTCTGGTGACCTATGACCGAGACGGCGATCAGCACTACGACGTGGTCTCGGCATTTATCAAATCAGTCCGTGGAAGTGACGCCGATGCGGCCCTGCATTACCTCGCCCGCATGGTGGAAGCGGGGGAGGACCCCCGATTTATCGCTCGGCGTTTGGTCATTCTGGCCTCGGAGGATATTGGTCTCGCAGACCCGCAAGGGCTTGTGGTAGCAATGGCCGCTGCCGACGCGGTGAGTTTCATCGGGATGCCAGAAGGGCGCATTCCGCTGGCAGAAGCGACCGTGTATTTGGCCCTGGCCCCCAAGTCGAATGCCGCCTACCGCGGCATTAACCAGGCCATCGCTGATATTCGCGAGGGGAAAGCAGGTGTTGTGCCCCCGCATTTGCGAGACGCCCACTATCCGGGCGCGAGTGGGTTAGGACACGGTCAGGGCTACCTCTACAGTCACGACGCTCCGCGCGGTGTGGCACGGCAGCACTACTTGCCGGAAACCTTGCGCTCTGCGCGTTACTACCAGCCCACAACTCGAGGACTGGAAGCAGAATTGCACTCTCGGTATCGAGTGCTTCGGGGGATCATTGACGGTGAAGAGGCCGAGGGGCCCGGGGAATCTGATTCTTAG